From one Cryomorphaceae bacterium genomic stretch:
- a CDS encoding RloB domain-containing protein, with the protein MARKRRAPKGKKMNPTFFVFCEGETEEAYVHFLKRHFRLPSIQIHSRVSRNKITARYIKNYKQDKPQHEKDRDFLMYDLDVPKILARLKKIKGATLLVSNPCIELWFLLHFKNHQGECDPDFCTREMRNRNKGYQKGDLSTKLEEKLSTKMDQAVTRAKALEPFQNPSSTVYRLIEALLELRK; encoded by the coding sequence ATGGCCCGGAAGCGCAGAGCACCGAAAGGGAAAAAGATGAACCCCACCTTTTTTGTCTTCTGTGAGGGCGAAACGGAAGAAGCCTACGTGCATTTTTTGAAAAGACATTTTCGGCTGCCTTCCATTCAAATTCACTCCAGGGTGAGCCGGAATAAAATTACGGCGCGGTACATCAAAAACTACAAGCAGGATAAACCCCAACACGAGAAAGACCGCGATTTTCTGATGTACGACCTCGATGTGCCGAAGATACTGGCGCGTTTGAAAAAGATAAAAGGAGCCACGCTGTTGGTCTCCAATCCCTGTATTGAATTGTGGTTTTTGCTCCACTTCAAAAATCACCAAGGAGAGTGCGACCCCGATTTCTGCACGCGTGAAATGCGCAATCGAAACAAAGGTTATCAAAAAGGCGACCTGAGTACCAAATTGGAGGAGAAGCTGAGTACTAAAATGGACCAGGCAGTAACCCGCGCCAAAGCACTTGAACCTTTTCAAAATCCGTCTTCGACGGTTTATCGGTTAATAGAGGCGTTGTTGGAGTTGAGGAAGTAG
- a CDS encoding GIY-YIG nuclease family protein — protein sequence MLSSSDLLHACNIVINPNKRYKIHLAVNSKSGSPIQQFYKGSFNDWQSHQTQKNFECDYVISLIRIGRDRWLFVGVYGVSGRKRLKDSKMWYYDLNLVEGQEPLIGRAVLAYKRTGRASYIWKKELANEMAMLEYLPQRMTIESYPGHHCVCISYSELNLIIDQKEKTWYGALANIKGIYCITDITNGKQYVGKADGEDGIWQRWSTYVNNGHGDNKALRHLLKEKGLDYKVNFQFSLLEVADFKTPDAEVGQRESHWKNVLRSRDFGYNEN from the coding sequence ATGCTCTCATCATCAGACCTACTTCACGCCTGCAATATTGTTATTAACCCAAACAAGCGCTACAAAATACATCTGGCCGTAAATTCCAAGAGCGGCTCTCCTATTCAACAGTTTTACAAAGGCTCTTTTAACGATTGGCAAAGTCACCAAACCCAAAAGAATTTTGAATGCGACTATGTCATTTCGCTGATTCGCATTGGGCGCGACCGATGGCTGTTCGTGGGCGTGTATGGAGTAAGCGGGCGCAAACGGCTTAAAGATTCCAAAATGTGGTACTACGACCTTAACCTTGTAGAGGGGCAAGAGCCTCTTATCGGCAGGGCTGTTTTGGCTTACAAAAGGACCGGGCGTGCCAGTTACATCTGGAAAAAAGAATTGGCCAATGAAATGGCGATGCTCGAATACCTGCCTCAACGCATGACCATTGAAAGCTATCCAGGCCATCACTGTGTCTGCATTTCCTACAGCGAGCTAAACCTGATTATCGACCAGAAGGAAAAGACCTGGTACGGCGCTTTGGCCAATATCAAAGGCATATACTGCATCACGGATATTACTAATGGCAAACAATATGTTGGGAAAGCAGATGGAGAAGACGGGATTTGGCAGCGATGGTCAACCTATGTGAATAATGGCCATGGTGATAATAAGGCATTGCGGCATTTACTCAAGGAAAAAGGACTGGATTACAAAGTGAACTTTCAATTCTCTCTGCTCGAAGTGGCAGATTTTAAAACACCGGACGCTGAGGTTGGTCAACGGGAATCGCATTGGAAGAACGTATTGCGCTCAAGAGATTTTGGGTATAACGAAAATTGA